The following DNA comes from bacterium.
CTTTGTGGCTTGCGATAAACGCCAGGTGATTCCCATCCGGCGACACCGCAAGTCCCGGATGAAAAGTTGTTTTTTCAGGAGGCAGAACAACAAAGCGCACAACAGATTGTTGAACAGGAACGTTGACAAATCTTGAAAGGAAAACAGCAGCTGTCCCAAGAAGAAATAGCAGGGCGAGACCTGCCGCAATCCGCGGCCAACGTTTTCGAACTTTAGTGAGCGGCATCACTGCGGTGACAGTAGATCCCTCCGCAATCCACTTCAATTGAAGCGTCAGATCGCGAACAGTCTGCCATCGATTTTCGGGATCTTTCGCCAGACAGGTTTTGATCACCCGATCCAGCGAAACAGGCAGATGAGGTTGAATCGAAACAATCGAATCGGGCTCGGAAGACAGGATTGCCGCTATCAAACTTGCATGATTGGAAGCGCGAAATGCTTTTTGTCGTGTTGCCATTTCGTAAAGGATGGCGCCAAAGGAAAAGATATCACTCCGGGCATCGGCCTCGTTCCCCTGCAACTGTTCAGGAGCCATGTAACCGATTGTTCCCAAAATCGTGCCCTGAACAGTAAGATTGTGGGCAGCAGTAATTGCCGCGGAGTCCGAAACCAATGTCGGAGTTTCTACCATCTGAAATTTTGCGAGCCCGAAATCGAGCAGCTTTGCGCCTGATTTCGTAAGCATAATGTTGCCGGGTTTCAGGTCGCGATGAATGATCCCTTTTTTGTGAGCAGCATCTAAGGCGCCCGCGATTTGGATCGCGAGATCAAGCAACCGGTCAAGAGGAAGAGCCCCTTTTGCCAGGCGATCTGCAAGTGTTTCGCCTTCCAGATACTCCATAACTAAAAAGTCGATGTCACCTTCATGGCCGGTGTCATAAAGGATGCAGATATTCGGATGGGATAAACAGGAAATGGTCCGGGCTTCGCGTTCCATCCGAAGCCGCAACTCCTGCTTGTCCGAAAGATGCGACGGTAAAACTTTTATGGCAACGGTGCGATCCAACCGGGCATCTTTCGCCCGATAAACTTCTCCCATCCCTCCTGCTCCGATCAGAGCAAGAATTTCATACGGCCCCAGGCGGGTACCGGTTGAGAGTGATGCCATCTGAAAGTAAGACGGACATCTACGTAAAAGTTGTGGTGCGGGCGACTCGCCCGCCATGTAAGAATGGGGAGAAAAAGATGTTTCTTACACGCAGCTAATTTGGGTTTCCTACGATTTGAAAAGCAGCCCAGTAAAATGGATTGTCGTATTTCTTTCGGATTTCGAGTCGTGCTTTGCGAAGGGCCTCACTCTTGTTGAGTCCTGAACTCCACAGAGTATAAAATTCTTTCATCAATTCGCGAGCGGACTGATCCGGTACTTTCCATAGACTCAGTATCAGTGTTTGAACGCCCGACAACACAAAAGAACGTTTCAGCCCAAACACTCCTTCACCATTGTGAATGCTTCCTATTCCGGTGTCACAGGCAGAAAGTACGACAAGTTCCGTGCCGCGCAAGCGTAGACCTTCGATTTTTGTTGCACTCACCAAACCTTCGTCCCGATTTTCTTTTAAGGAACGATTGGCTCCTGCCAGTACAATTCCGGAACGAAGCGATGGATCCTCCCAGGATGCTTCTGGAATCCCGGTGTTTACTATTTCGCTGGGTCCTCCGTCTCTATGGAGCTCATCCTGCAGGAAGTATCCGTGTGTGGCGAGATGCAAAACGCGGGGAGATTCCAAAGACAGCAACACTTCTTCAAGCGCTTCATCACCAAGATAGATCTGAACAGGTATTCTGGCATTCCGCAGGAATTGCGCGACCTCTTTCCCTTCGTCGCGACTCGCGGGTAGCCGTGGAAAATTCCAATCCTTCAGCT
Coding sequences within:
- a CDS encoding CHAT domain-containing protein; the protein is EQRAGRADPKRIAALLPSKSAYLDYGRIQFYDFRNQRPISTHYVVFVLQNDPGYQVRLIDLGRAESIDSLIQDYRTEIKLIVEKGQPGRQETRKMRKYGKELYRLLIQPLEAQLRNKKHLLISPDGLLHMLPLEVLIAPDEKPLLEKYELTYLASGRDIVRWEDPSAEGREAIVMADPDYDLEPGERATVVARLGIREEQLRGGVTKQLKDWNFPRLPASRDEGKEVAQFLRNARIPVQIYLGDEALEEVLLSLESPRVLHLATHGYFLQDELHRDGGPSEIVNTGIPEASWEDPSLRSGIVLAGANRSLKENRDEGLVSATKIEGLRLRGTELVVLSACDTGIGSIHNGEGVFGLKRSFVLSGVQTLILSLWKVPDQSARELMKEFYTLWSSGLNKSEALRKARLEIRKKYDNPFYWAAFQIVGNPN